GGGTTCTCGGGTGAGAAGCAGCGGATGTTCTCCGCGACCGTGCCCTGCATGATCCAGGCCTTCTGCGGCAGGTGGACGACGCTGCCCGCCACGTCGACGGTGCCGGACACCGGCCGCAGGGTCCTGGCGAGCGCCCCGAGCAGCGCGGACTTGCCGCTGCCGACCCGGCCGAGGACACAGACCAGTTCGCCCGGAGCGATCCGCAGGTCGATACCGTGCAGGCAGGGCGCCTCCCCCTCGGCCGCGGGCCACACGAAGGACGCGTCCGACAGCTCGACGCTCCCCGCAGGCGCCGCGCTCGCGGGCACGGGCGCGGCGTCGGGCGCCGTGAGGAACGTCGTCATCCTGCCGAGAGCGACCCGCCACTCGTTGCGCATGTCGAGGTAGCGGACCAGTTCGGGCAACTGGGAGCGCAGCACGGTGAGGACGGCGACGGCGGAGAACACGTCGGCCGCGCGCAGCTCGTGGCCGAGAGCCACGTAGGTGATCAGGGTGGTGCTGACCATCAGCACCGGGACGGCCGAGTTGACCAGGTACAGCGTCGCGAGCCGCTTCTGCCGGCGCACCAGCAGCTCACCGAGCACCGTGCGCTCCCTGGTGACCGCCCGCTCCGCGACGTCCTCCCAGCCGTGGGCGCGCAGGGTGCGCACAGCGGCGAGGAACTCGCCGACCAGCCCGATCCGTACACCGTTGACGTCGCGGATCGCCGGCACCAGCGCGTAGACCCGTTCGTTGGCGACGTGCGACAGGGCGAGCCCGGCGACCAGGACGACGATGCCGACGAGGCCGGCCCAGCCCAGCAGGACGCAGAGGATCACGCTGGACCCGGCGATGCCCAGCGGCACCGCCCACGCCATGTGGATGAACGACATCTGCCCGACCCGCATCGAGTCCGACGAGACCAGGGTGATCACCTCGCCCACCGGGTGGCCGGCCCGGGCGCCGCGGTCCATGCGCAGGTACTTGCGCAGCACCTGGGTGCGCAGCAGCGCATTGACGGCGTGCGTGTTCTTCCACGCCTCGGACCACTGGTGCTTGTGCGCCAGGGAGTCCAGGAGGTGGAAGCCGCCCAGGCAGACCGCGACGAGCAGCCCCTGCGCCACCGCGCCCCGCCGGTCCTGCTCGAACCACTGGATCATCTCCCGCACCAGCAGCGGGCCGAGGGTCGCGCACAACTGGTAGGCGAGGAAGATCAGTGCCGCGCCCCAGAAGCGCCGCCGGAAGGTGCGGTACAGGGCGTCGCGCAGACCGTCCGGACGGGTGCGGCGCTCGGTGTAGGCCCGTTCGAACTCGGGCGTCACGCGCGCGAGGTGGTCGTACGACGGGGGCGTCAGACTGTCGGAGATCGTCAGGGACCGCCGCATCCCCGTCTGCACCAGTGGCGCGGGCCAGCTGATGAAGAGACGGGAGAGGAATCCCGCGCCGCCCTCCTCACTCGGGCGGCTCTGGATGTCGTTCAGTGCCACGTCGGACTCGTCTCAGTTCGCGGGTCGGGACAGGGGGGCGAATCCGTACGCCTGCTCCAGGGCGTGCCGGGCGATCTCCGGCAGATACCGGCGCATCTCGTCGAACTCGCGGGACCGGCTGAACCGCGTCGACTCGGGGAACCGCGGCCGCTGTTCGAGCCAGTTGGCCACGGTGAGCGTCGCCAGGCCGGCGTACTGCGCGTCCGTGACGCCGATGTGCTCGCCCGTGCGGGTCTCCAGCAGGAACGGCGCCCCGTCGAAGGCGGCGTCGAAGATGCTGGTGCGGGCGACGGCGCCGAAGAGGTGGACCAGCGACTCGGCCTCTTCGCCGATCAGTTCGCGGACCTCGGGACGGAGTTCCAGCGGTACGGCGCCGGTCGGGAAGATCTCCGTGCCGTACACCGAGTGGAACAGTCCGGCGTCGCACAGCGCCTCCCCGCAGCCCCAGGCGCGCAGCAGGTCGTGGACGCCCTGCAGATGCGCCAAGAGGTCGGCACCGGAGTGCTCGAGGGCGTCGGTGCCGTGCTGTTCCAGGAAAGCGATCTTGTCGGCGTGGCCGACGGCGGCGGTCACGAGCGGGCCTTCGCGGGGCCGAGGGTGTCGTGGGTGCCGGTCATGGCCACGAGGATCTTGCGGGGCCCCTCGAAGCTCGAACGGCCGTGCGCCATCGCCATGTTGTCGACCATCAGCAGGTCCCCTCGCTGCCAGGGGAAGGCCAGCGTCTCCGCGTCGTAGGCGGCGCGCACGGCGGCCAGGTCGGCGTCGAGGATCGGGCTGCCGTCGCCGTAATAGGCGTTGCGGGGCAGGTCGGCCTCGGGCATGAGGTCCAGCAGCGCCAGGCGGGTGGACTCCTTGAGGTTGGAGATGTGGAACAGGTGGGCCTGGTTCATCCAGCCGGGCCGGCCGGTCACCGGGTGGGTCGCGACGGCCTGGCAGATCTCGGTGGTGCGCAGCGCGCCGTCGTCGAGCCACTCGTAGGAGATGTCGCGCTCACGGCAGAAGCGCTCCACGGCCGAGCGGTCGGAGGTGGCGAACGCGTCCTCCCACGAAATGCCCAGTCCGGCACGGTAGTTGCGCACATAGCGCACTCCGTGGCGTTCGAACCGCTCGCGCACGTCCTCGGGGATGCGCCGGTGGACGGCGTGGCTGTCGGAGAGCGGGGTCTCGCCGCCCACGGGCGCGGCGACGGCGGCGTAGAACCAGATCCGCTCCGGCCAGAAGCTGGTGTAGCTCATCTCGTTGTGGAGCGGGATCACCTCGCTCGCCGGGTACTCGGTGGACGTGTAGACGTCGCCCACCTTGCTACGCGGCGTGGAGCCGTAGGTGTACTCCCCGAGCTCCTCGCCGAACACCCGGACGAACCGGGAGAACGCGGCGGCGTCCGGCGCGTCGAAGCCGCGCAGCAGGCAGGCGCCCGCGCTCAGCAGCCGTTCGTCGAGCCGCTCGGAGTTCGCGGCGGCCCAGGTGGCGGGACAGACGCCCGGCTCGGCCGCTTCGTAGACGGCGACCCGGTCCCGGTCGGGGAACAGGCACCATTCCTTGACGTCAGGCATGTGACAGGTCTTCCAATCTCTCGCGTCGTGGAGGTCCGTCCGGGTGCGGTCGCCGCCGGCGCCCGTCGGCGTACGGCCCGTCGTGGTGCGGTCCGGCGCCTCGGGTCACCGGCCCTCCGGCCGGACGAGCGTGCGCAGGGTGGCCTCCACCAGGCCGGCGAGGCGCTCGATGCTCGCCCGTTCGTTGAGGTTCCGGCTGAACCGGAAGCCGACTCTCAGGGCGCCGCTGTAAACTCGGCAGTCGATCATGAGGCGGTGCATGCGCTGCAGCTTCGGCATCGGCCACGCGTCCTCGATGGGCGGGCCGAGCACCGGAGACTCCTCCACCACGTTGTCGAAGTCGCCCCAGTTGTTGAGCAGGATGTGCGGCTTGCCCAGCGGCGCCAGGGCCTCGGCGGCCCCGGGACGGGCGCCGATGTAGCGCAGCAGGCCGAAGCCGAGCCCCTTGCGCGGTACCGCCTCCAGCTGCGCGGCCACCGAATCGAGCAGCGCGCGGGCACCGCCTTCCTCGGGCACCTCGAGCAGCCTCGGCGAGGTCATCGAGAACCGGCCGATGGCGCGCGAGAGGTCGAGTTCGTCGCCACCGAGCTCGCGGCCGCGGGCGACCATGTCGACGATGACCGAACTCTGGCCCGACCACTCGGTGAAGCCGCGGAGCGTAGCAGCGAGAAGGGCCTCGTTGACCGACAGGCCGTAGGCGCGGCGCATCGCCAGCCGCAGCGCCGCCGTCTCCTCGACATCGAGTCCGATGACCACCGACTCCTCGGTGGACATGCAGTCCTCTCCGCCCTCGTGGTCGAGGGGCCAGTGCGGCACGGGCCGCTTCGCCAGCGCGGTCCAGTACGCGGCGTCCGCGTCGAGTTCCGGGGAGCGCGCGAGCCTGTCGAGGTTGCGGGCCCATGCCGCGAAGGACGACGTCGGCGGCTCCAGCTGCGGCTGATTTCCGGCGGCGAGGGCCGTGTAGGCGGCCTGGATGTCCTCCATCAGGACGTCCCAGGAACTGTTGTCCATGAGCTGGTGGTGGACGACGACGATGAGCGTGTCCGGCCGGTCGGGCCCGAACTTCACCAGCGCGACGTGCAGCAGCGGCCCGTTGGCGAAGTCGAGCTTGCGGTGCAGTGCCGCGTCGAGCCGCTGGAAGGCCACCTTCTGGGCCGCCGGATCGAGGGCGGACAGATCGACGCTGGTGAACGGCGTGCGCTCGAAGCGCTCCTGGACCTGGACCCGGTAGGTGCCCTGGTCCTTCGGGAAGCAGATGCGCAGCGACTCGTGGTGCTCCAGCACGCACCCCACGGCGCGCTCCACCAGCTTCGGGTCGAGGGGTGCGACCGCCTCGAAGATGAACGGATGGGTGTAGGTCTCCTTGTCCGGGAAGTCCCGCTCGAGGAAGGCGAGATGGGAGGGCACCAGCGGAACCGGTCCGGTGTCGGCACCCTGGCCGGCGCTCGCCGCCGGTGCGCCCGCGACCTGTGCCAGCCCGGCGATGGTGGGGTGTGCGATGAACTGCGCCGGCGTCACCGCGATCCCCGCCTTGCGCGCCCGGTCCACCACACGAATCACATGCAGCGAATCACCGCCCAGCGCGAAGAAATCATCGTCCGGCCCCACCACGGACAGCCGCAGCACGTCCCGCCAGATCCCCGCGAGTGTCTCCTCGGCCCGCTCACGCCGCCCGCCGCCGGCCACCTTCGCCAGCCCGGCGATGGTGGGGTGTGCGATGAACTGCGCCGGCGTCACCGCGATCCCCGCCTTGCGCGCCCGGTCCACCACACGAATCACATGCAGCGAATCACCGCCCAGCGCGAAGAAATCATCGTCCGGCCCCACCACGGACAGCCGCAGCACGTCCCGCCAGATCCCCGCGAGTGTCTCCTCGGCCCGCTCACGCCGCCCGCCGCCGGCCACCTTCGCCAGCCCGGCGATGGTGGGGTGTGCGATGAACTGCGCCGGCGTCACCGCGATCCCCGCCTTGCGCGCCCGGTCCACCACACGAATCACATGCAGCGAATCACCGCCCAGCGCGAAGAAATCATCGTCCGGCCCCACCACGGACAGCCGCAGCACGTCCCGCCAGATCCCCGCGAGTGTCTCCTCGGCGCGGCTGCTCGGGGCCGTGGCGCGTGCCGTGACCGGTGGTGCCGTGGTCGTGGCCAGCGCGCCACGGTCGACCTTCCCGTTGGGCAGCCGGGGCAGGGCGTCGAGCAGGACCAGGGTCGGGATCATGTAGTCGGGCAGCTTCTCGCGCAGCGCGGCCCGCAGGCTCTCGGCCGTCGCGCCGCTGCCCGAGGACAGCGCCACGTGGCCGACCAGCCGACGCTCGTCAGGGCCGTCCGCCACGCACAGCACGGCGCACTCGGCGACCCCGTCGCACGCGGACAGCACCGAGGCGACCTCCGCCAGCTCCACCCGGTGACCCCGGATCTTCACCTGGTCGCCGATCCGGCCGAGGAACTCCACCTTGCCGTCGGGCAGCAACCGCCCCCGGTCGCCGGTGCGGTAGAGCCGGCTGCCCTCGGCCCCGTAGGGGTCGGGGACGAAACGTTCGGCCGTGAGCGCCGGGTCGCCGAGGTAGCCGAGCGCGAGGCCGGTCCCGCCGACGACGATCTCGCCCTCGTGCCCGACGGGCACCGGCCGCAGCCGCCCGTCCAGGACGTGCACCCGCGCACCGCCGATGGGGCGCCCGAGCGGTACCACCGCGCCACGGCCCTCCCGCTCGTCCGCGACCGGCGCGGCCGCGACGATGCCGGTGGTCTCGGTCTGGCCGTACATGTTGACCAGCCGCGGCGTGGCGCCCGGCGCCGCACGCAGCTCCTCGGGCAGGTCGTACAGCAGCGGTTCGCTCGCGGTGAGCACGAGCTCGGGCCGCCATCCCCCGTGCTGCGCCAGCGCCGGCTGGACGACCCGCAGGTAGGACGGTACGAGGTCCAGCACCTGCACCCCGTGTCCGGCGGCATACGCCAGCAGCGTCTCGGGCGAGGCGATGACGTCGCGGTCGGCGACGACGACATGGCCGCCGTGCGCGAGGGGCACCGCGAACTGCCGTACGGACGACGAGAAGCCGAACGACGCGGTGTGCAGGTACACCGGTTCCGCGGGCAGCCCCACGGCTTCCGGCAGTGCCTGCACGTACCCGGCCAGGCCGCGGTGGGACAGCACGACGCCCTTGGGCAGGCCCTTCGTGCCGGAGGTGTAGACGACGTAGGCGGGCAGATCGGGTGAGAGGTCCACCAGCGGCGCCGGGTCGGTCAGGACCGGCATCTCGGCCTCGACGTCCTCCAGCACCAGCAGCCCGCCCGGTGCCTCGCCGGCCGAACCGGCCAGCGCCCGCGAGGTGACGGTCAGCGCGGGCCGCGCGTCGGCGACGATCGCCGCGCGGCGCTGCGCCGGATACGCCGGGTCCAGCGGCACGTACGCGCCGCCCGCCTCCATCACGGCCAGCGCGGCGACCAGGAACTCCACGCCCCGGTCGAGGTACACGGCCGCGGTCGCCCCGGGCCCGACGCCGGCGGCGGCGAGCACGCGCGCCAGCGCCCCGGACCGGCGCCGCAGCTCCCCGTAGGTGAGTGTGGTGTCGCCGCAGGTGACGGCCGGCGCGTCGGGGCGCAGAGCGGCCTGTTCGACGAAGCGCGCGACGAAGGTGCGCGCGTCGGCGTCCGCCGGCAGCTCGGGTCCCCGGCTCAGCGCGTCGATGCGGCGCCGCTCCTCCTCGGTGAGAAGGTCCAGGTCGCCTAGGACCCTCTGCCGTGGATCGGCGACCAGCCGTTCGAGGAGCGTCTCGAAGCGGTCCATCATCCGCGCGACGGTGTCCGCGTCGAACAGGTCCGTGCTGTACTCCGCCTGGCCTTCGAGCCCGCGCTCCGTCTCCCACAGGTCGACGACCAGGTCGAAGCGGGCGGTGTGCTGCTCGCCCTCCAGCTCGGTGAGCGTCAGCCCGTCGCCGGGGTCGGGCAGTACGTCGTTCTGGTTCTGCAGGGCGAAGCGGACCTGGAACAGCGGCGAATGACTGAGGCTGCGCTGCGGCGCGACGGCGTCCACCACCATCTCGAACGGCACGTCCTGATGGGCGTAGGCACCGTGCGCCCTCTCCCTCACCCGCTCCAGGAGTTCGGCGAAGGTCGGATCGCCGGACAGGTCGACGCGCAGGGCGAGGGTGTTGGCGAAGAAGCCGACCAGCGGCTCCAGTTCGGTCATGGTGCGGCCCGCCACAGGGGTGCCGACGGTGATGTCCCGCTGTCCGCTGGAGTGGGCCATCAGCACATCGAACCCGGCGAGCAGCACCATGAACGGCGTCACGCCCTCGCGGCGGGCGAGTTCGGTGACGGACCGTGACAACTCCGGACCCCAGCGCATCTCGTGGCGTGCGCCCCGGAAGCTCTGCGCCGCGGGCCGCGGCCGGTCGGTCGGCAGCTCCAACATGGGTACGTCCGCGAGCGTCCGCTTCCAGTAGGTGAGCTGGGAGTCCAGCTCCGCGCCCTTGAGCCACGACCGCTGCCAGCGCGTGTAGTCGACGTACGTGAGCGGCACCGGCTTCAGCGGCGAGGGCTCACCCTCGCGGAAGGCGCGGTAGAGGGCGACGAGTTCGTCGAGCACGATGGCGACCGACCAGCCGTCCGAGACCGCGTGGTGCAGGGTCATCACGAGCACGTGTGCGTCCGGCGCGAGGCACAGCAGCCTGCCGCGCAACAGGGGGCCTTCGCTCAGATCGAAGGGGGTACGGGACTCCACGTCCACGAGTTCGTCGACGAGCGCCCGCTGCTGTGCCTCCCCCTCCAGGTTCACCTCGTCGAAGGGCACATGCCGGGCCGGCAGGATCGCCTGCATCGGCTCGCCGTCCAAGGAGGGGAAGTACGTCCGCAGCCCGTCGTGCCGGGCCCACAGCGCCGCGAACGCCTGCCGCAGCGCGGCCCGGTCCAGCGCGCCGTCCAGCCGCAGGGCGATGGGCACGTTGTAGAACGAGCTGTCCTCCGCGAGACGGCTCAGGAAGTAGAGCCTGCCCTGCGCATACGACAGGGGCGCGGGTGTGGTGCGCGGTGTGGGCACGACCCGCCGCCGCCGCGGCTCGCCGCCGAGGCCCTCGATCCGCGCCGCCAGGTCCGCCAGGGACGAGGCCCGCAGGAAGACCCGCAGGGGGATGTCCAGGCCGAGCGCGTCCCGCAGGCGGGCGACGGCCTGTGTCGCCAGCAGCGAATGCCCGCCGAGTGCGAGGAAGCCGGCGTCCCTCCCGACCTCGGGCAGTCCGAGCACCTGACCCCAGACCTCGGCGACGGTCCGCTCGAGCGGTGTCCTGGGCACGTCCGCCGCACCGTCCGGTACGGCGCCGCCGGCGACCGTGGGGTGGGGGAAGGCGGGCCAGTCGATCTCGCCGTCGGAGGTACGCGGCAGGGCGTCCAGCACGACGAGGTGCTCCGGGACGGTGCGGGCGGGGATCTCTCGGGCCAGGGCGGCGCGCAGGGCGTCCGCCGTGGTGGCGGCGGTGCCGTCGCCTGCGTCATGGGCCGCGGTGTCCGGCACGGCGACGTAGGCGACGAGCGCGGTCCCGCCGGGCAGGTCGGTGCGCGGCGCCACGACGGCCTCGCGCACCTCCGGGAGCCGCTCCAGCACGGCCCTGGCCTGCGCCGGTTCCGTGAGCTGCCCGGCGACGCGTACCCGGTCGTCCACGCGCCCCACGTACTCGACGGCGCCGTCCGGGCCGACCCGGACGAGATCGCCGGTGCGGTGCAGCCGGGCGCCCGGCGCCTCGCTGAACGGGTCGGGCAGGAACCGCTGCGCCGTCAGGTCCGGCCGGTGCCAGTAGCCGAGGGCGACACCGGCGCCGCCCAGCCAGAGCTCGCCGACGGTCCCGGGGGCGGCAGGCCTGAGGGCCCCGTCGAGGACGTGGAAGCGGGTGCCGGGGCCAGGAGCGCCGTCGGTCCCGCCCGCGGCGGGGGCCTCGGCCGTGAAGTGCGCCGTACGGCCCGAGAGCAGCGTGCCGAGGACATCGGCGACGGCCAGGACGAAGCCCGCGGGGGCGCCGCCTGCGGCACAGTGGTGCGCGAGGCTGCGGTGGGTCACAACGAGCCCCTCGGGCCGCGACGTGACACCGGGGTCGTACAGGACACAGCTCGCGCTCTCGGGAAGCGGCCGCGCCGAGCCGCCCGCCGGGGCCGGCCCGTCGGGGTCCTCCTCGACCAGCACCCGCGGCCGCCCTGCGGGGAGTGCGCCGGCGTGGCGCGCGCTCGTCAGGAGGACCGTCACGTCGGCGTCGTCCAGCAGGCGCGCGATCACGCCCACCGGGTGGGCAGGGTCGACGGGCACGCAGACGGCGCCGGCCTTCAGCGTCCCGAGTACGCCGGCGACGAGGTCGACGCCCCGCTCGAGGCAGAGTGCCACGCGCGCCCCGCTCCCGGCGCCCGCCCCACGCAGCAGCCGCGCGAACCGGTCCGCCCGCTCGTCCAGCTCGCCGAAGGTCAGGGTGCGCTCACCGTCGACGAGCGCGGGCAGGTCCGGCGTACGGCGTACCTGGCGCTCGAACTCCTCGTGCACGCACCGCCCGTCGAACGGCATCGGCTCGTCGGCGGTGCGCAGGGCCTCCTCGATCCGCCGGGCCTCCTCGTCGGACAGGAGAGGGGCGTGTCCGACGGTCGTACCGGGCTCATGGGCGAGGTGCCCGAGCAGCGTGCCGAAGCGCCGGACCAGCTCGGTGACGGTCCTCGGGTCGAAGAGGTCGGTGGCGTACTCGAGGGTGCCGTGCAGTTCGCCCGCGCCGTCCGGCCACAGCTCCAGCGTCAGGTCGTACTTCGCCGTACCGGTGTGGTGGTCGACGGTGGTGACCCGCAGTTCGCCGACCGTGTCGTCCATGGCCTGGTCGTCCAGCAGCGCGAAGCTCACCTGGGCCATCGGCGCATGGGCGAGGCTGCGCGCCGGGTCGACGGCCTCGACGACGCGGTCGAAGGGGACGCCGCTGCGGGCGAGGCCCTCCTGGGTCACGTCGCGGACCCGGCCGACGAGTTCGCGGAAGGCGGGGTCGCCCGAGGTGTCCAGCCTGAGGGCGATGGAGTTCGCGAAGAAGCCGACCACGTTCTGAATCTCGTCCAGCGGCCGGTTCGCGACGGGCGTCGCGACCGTGACCTCGCCCTGCGTGGAACATCGGGACAGCAGCGCGGCGAAGGCCGCGAGCAGCACCATGAACGGGGTCGCCTGCTCGGCGCGGGCGACGTCCTGCACGGCCGACCAGGTCCCCGAGGGCAGCGTGAACCGGTGCAGCGCGCCGCGGAAGCTCTGCACCGCGGCCCTGGGCCGGTCGATCGGCAGGTCGACGGTCGCGGGCGCCCCCCGCAGCGTCCGCCGCCAGTAGTCGAGCTGCGGAGCGAGTTCGTCCTCGCGCTTCGGCTCGGCCTCCCAGGCCGTGTAGTCGGCGTACTGCACCCGCAGCGGCTCGAGTTCGGCCTCGCCGCCCCGGACACCGGCCGCGTAGAGCTTCATCAGCTCGTCGATCACGATGCTCATCGACCAGCCGTCGCACACGCTGTGGTGGATGACGAGGAGGAGGACGTGCTCCGCGGGGTCGCACTGGAAGAGCCGGACGCGGGCGAGCGGCCCGTGTTCGAGCGAGAACGGCCGGGCCGCCTCCGCCTCGAGCGCCGCGACGAGCCCCGCCCCGGCGTCCGCGTCGTCCATCAGGACGACGGGCGTGAGGCCGGCCTTGATCTCCGGCAGGATCCGCTGCACCAGGCTGCCGCCGGGGGCCGGGAACACGGTCCGCAGCGACTCGTGCCGTGCGAACACCTGCCGCACCGCCGTCTGCAGCACCTCGGTCTTGAGCGGACCGGTGAGCCGCAGCGCCACGGACAGGTTGAAGACCGCGCTGCCCGGGCTGAGCTGGTCCATGTACCACAGGCGTCGCTGTGCGGCCGACACCGCGAGCTGCCCGTCGCGGGGCACGGGGACGACGGAGTCGGCGGTCCGGGCGCCCCGTCCGGCGAGGCGCTTGGCGAGTAGCGCCCGCTTCGCGGGGGACATGGCGTCGAGACGGGCCTGCGAGACGGCCTGCCGTGCGGGGCCCGTGGCGCTCATCGGGCGGATTCCTTCTCGGACGACGCGGTCCGCGCCATGTGGGCGACCAGGCTCAGCGGTCGCATGTCCGTCCAGTTCGCGTTGATGAAGTCGATGCAGGACGCGCGGTCGGCGACACCGTGGGAAACCGTCCAACCGGCAGGCACCTGAGCAGACCCGGGCCACAGCGAATACTGGCCTTCGGCGTTCACCACCACGAAGAAACGTCCATTCGGGTCGTCGAGGGAATTCGACATCACGCCTCACTCTTTACGCTGGGTTCTTTTCTCGATGAGCAGCACGTCGATCCGCTTGCGGGGAGTGGACCCGAGTGGAGTCCGCAGGCTCAGTCCCACGCCCAGTTGTCGGGAACCGACGACGTGGTGTCCTGAACGGACACTTCGTGACCGGTCGCGGCGCCGGCCTCGGTCGCCTGCGCGGCGGATATCACGGGAAGGCTGAAAAGCACGGAGAGGAGAGTCACTCCGAAGGCCTTCTTGATACAAAGAGTCATCTCAACCTCACAGTTTTCGGGCGTGCCGAAGCAGCGCGGACGGGAGCGCGACATCGCAGAGAGGGAATTGCGTCCTTCCGGAGGCCCCCAGCCTTCGTGGGGAAGGCAGTTCCGGTCGACTCGCTAGAGCCTGGCCCGACAGCGGGCCCCGTGCCAGCGATCTCCGATGGCAGGTGGCGGACATGGCCTACAGCGGCCAGCCGGGGACACCGAACGCGCTGCTGACCGTTCGGTGTCATGACCTCAAGCGGCCCGGCCCATCAGGTCCCGCCGGCCGGGCCCAGCCCATATGTTCGCCACTGGGGCCGGGCCACCCGTTTTTCCGCAGTCACACCTCGGCCACCCACTCCGGTTTCCCGTCCCGAAGCTTCACGAACCTTCAGGAGTAAGCCAATGTTCATCTCAACAGGCCTGTCCGAGAGGGCCGTCGAGCTCTGGGTCGTCGGTGTCGTGGAGGAGGCGCTGCGGGCCGGTCCCGTCACGC
The window above is part of the Streptomyces sp. NBC_00425 genome. Proteins encoded here:
- a CDS encoding DUF6817 domain-containing protein, with product MTAAVGHADKIAFLEQHGTDALEHSGADLLAHLQGVHDLLRAWGCGEALCDAGLFHSVYGTEIFPTGAVPLELRPEVRELIGEEAESLVHLFGAVARTSIFDAAFDGAPFLLETRTGEHIGVTDAQYAGLATLTVANWLEQRPRFPESTRFSRSREFDEMRRYLPEIARHALEQAYGFAPLSRPAN
- a CDS encoding TauD/TfdA family dioxygenase, whose product is MPDVKEWCLFPDRDRVAVYEAAEPGVCPATWAAANSERLDERLLSAGACLLRGFDAPDAAAFSRFVRVFGEELGEYTYGSTPRSKVGDVYTSTEYPASEVIPLHNEMSYTSFWPERIWFYAAVAAPVGGETPLSDSHAVHRRIPEDVRERFERHGVRYVRNYRAGLGISWEDAFATSDRSAVERFCRERDISYEWLDDGALRTTEICQAVATHPVTGRPGWMNQAHLFHISNLKESTRLALLDLMPEADLPRNAYYGDGSPILDADLAAVRAAYDAETLAFPWQRGDLLMVDNMAMAHGRSSFEGPRKILVAMTGTHDTLGPAKARS
- a CDS encoding non-ribosomal peptide synthetase is translated as MSATGPARQAVSQARLDAMSPAKRALLAKRLAGRGARTADSVVPVPRDGQLAVSAAQRRLWYMDQLSPGSAVFNLSVALRLTGPLKTEVLQTAVRQVFARHESLRTVFPAPGGSLVQRILPEIKAGLTPVVLMDDADAGAGLVAALEAEAARPFSLEHGPLARVRLFQCDPAEHVLLLVIHHSVCDGWSMSIVIDELMKLYAAGVRGGEAELEPLRVQYADYTAWEAEPKREDELAPQLDYWRRTLRGAPATVDLPIDRPRAAVQSFRGALHRFTLPSGTWSAVQDVARAEQATPFMVLLAAFAALLSRCSTQGEVTVATPVANRPLDEIQNVVGFFANSIALRLDTSGDPAFRELVGRVRDVTQEGLARSGVPFDRVVEAVDPARSLAHAPMAQVSFALLDDQAMDDTVGELRVTTVDHHTGTAKYDLTLELWPDGAGELHGTLEYATDLFDPRTVTELVRRFGTLLGHLAHEPGTTVGHAPLLSDEEARRIEEALRTADEPMPFDGRCVHEEFERQVRRTPDLPALVDGERTLTFGELDERADRFARLLRGAGAGSGARVALCLERGVDLVAGVLGTLKAGAVCVPVDPAHPVGVIARLLDDADVTVLLTSARHAGALPAGRPRVLVEEDPDGPAPAGGSARPLPESASCVLYDPGVTSRPEGLVVTHRSLAHHCAAGGAPAGFVLAVADVLGTLLSGRTAHFTAEAPAAGGTDGAPGPGTRFHVLDGALRPAAPGTVGELWLGGAGVALGYWHRPDLTAQRFLPDPFSEAPGARLHRTGDLVRVGPDGAVEYVGRVDDRVRVAGQLTEPAQARAVLERLPEVREAVVAPRTDLPGGTALVAYVAVPDTAAHDAGDGTAATTADALRAALAREIPARTVPEHLVVLDALPRTSDGEIDWPAFPHPTVAGGAVPDGAADVPRTPLERTVAEVWGQVLGLPEVGRDAGFLALGGHSLLATQAVARLRDALGLDIPLRVFLRASSLADLAARIEGLGGEPRRRRVVPTPRTTPAPLSYAQGRLYFLSRLAEDSSFYNVPIALRLDGALDRAALRQAFAALWARHDGLRTYFPSLDGEPMQAILPARHVPFDEVNLEGEAQQRALVDELVDVESRTPFDLSEGPLLRGRLLCLAPDAHVLVMTLHHAVSDGWSVAIVLDELVALYRAFREGEPSPLKPVPLTYVDYTRWQRSWLKGAELDSQLTYWKRTLADVPMLELPTDRPRPAAQSFRGARHEMRWGPELSRSVTELARREGVTPFMVLLAGFDVLMAHSSGQRDITVGTPVAGRTMTELEPLVGFFANTLALRVDLSGDPTFAELLERVRERAHGAYAHQDVPFEMVVDAVAPQRSLSHSPLFQVRFALQNQNDVLPDPGDGLTLTELEGEQHTARFDLVVDLWETERGLEGQAEYSTDLFDADTVARMMDRFETLLERLVADPRQRVLGDLDLLTEEERRRIDALSRGPELPADADARTFVARFVEQAALRPDAPAVTCGDTTLTYGELRRRSGALARVLAAAGVGPGATAAVYLDRGVEFLVAALAVMEAGGAYVPLDPAYPAQRRAAIVADARPALTVTSRALAGSAGEAPGGLLVLEDVEAEMPVLTDPAPLVDLSPDLPAYVVYTSGTKGLPKGVVLSHRGLAGYVQALPEAVGLPAEPVYLHTASFGFSSSVRQFAVPLAHGGHVVVADRDVIASPETLLAYAAGHGVQVLDLVPSYLRVVQPALAQHGGWRPELVLTASEPLLYDLPEELRAAPGATPRLVNMYGQTETTGIVAAAPVADEREGRGAVVPLGRPIGGARVHVLDGRLRPVPVGHEGEIVVGGTGLALGYLGDPALTAERFVPDPYGAEGSRLYRTGDRGRLLPDGKVEFLGRIGDQVKIRGHRVELAEVASVLSACDGVAECAVLCVADGPDERRLVGHVALSSGSGATAESLRAALREKLPDYMIPTLVLLDALPRLPNGKVDRGALATTTAPPVTARATAPSSRAEETLAGIWRDVLRLSVVGPDDDFFALGGDSLHVIRVVDRARKAGIAVTPAQFIAHPTIAGLAKVAGGGRRERAEETLAGIWRDVLRLSVVGPDDDFFALGGDSLHVIRVVDRARKAGIAVTPAQFIAHPTIAGLAKVAGGGRRERAEETLAGIWRDVLRLSVVGPDDDFFALGGDSLHVIRVVDRARKAGIAVTPAQFIAHPTIAGLAQVAGAPAASAGQGADTGPVPLVPSHLAFLERDFPDKETYTHPFIFEAVAPLDPKLVERAVGCVLEHHESLRICFPKDQGTYRVQVQERFERTPFTSVDLSALDPAAQKVAFQRLDAALHRKLDFANGPLLHVALVKFGPDRPDTLIVVVHHQLMDNSSWDVLMEDIQAAYTALAAGNQPQLEPPTSSFAAWARNLDRLARSPELDADAAYWTALAKRPVPHWPLDHEGGEDCMSTEESVVIGLDVEETAALRLAMRRAYGLSVNEALLAATLRGFTEWSGQSSVIVDMVARGRELGGDELDLSRAIGRFSMTSPRLLEVPEEGGARALLDSVAAQLEAVPRKGLGFGLLRYIGARPGAAEALAPLGKPHILLNNWGDFDNVVEESPVLGPPIEDAWPMPKLQRMHRLMIDCRVYSGALRVGFRFSRNLNERASIERLAGLVEATLRTLVRPEGR
- a CDS encoding MbtH family protein; the encoded protein is MSNSLDDPNGRFFVVVNAEGQYSLWPGSAQVPAGWTVSHGVADRASCIDFINANWTDMRPLSLVAHMARTASSEKESAR